The proteins below come from a single Candidatus Omnitrophota bacterium genomic window:
- a CDS encoding small basic protein, producing the protein MSIHPSLKLSDKNKKQRSVLKRTERLRIMLDKEQWKEGDEVCGLPKIKTIRIKIKKEKAEKTETAAAEGAAPAASETKTQTPAKGAAAAKTQGK; encoded by the coding sequence ATGTCAATACACCCTTCATTAAAATTATCGGACAAAAATAAAAAACAAAGGTCGGTATTAAAACGCACGGAACGCTTAAGAATCATGCTGGATAAAGAGCAATGGAAGGAAGGCGATGAAGTCTGCGGCCTGCCTAAGATTAAGACCATAAGGATAAAAATCAAGAAAGAAAAAGCGGAAAAAACAGAAACTGCTGCTGCCGAAGGGGCCGCTCCTGCCGCTAGCGAAACCAAAACACAAACTCCTGCCAAAGGGGCCGCTGCTGCCAAGACACAGGGTAAGTAA
- a CDS encoding HD domain-containing protein, with protein MNTKNYLTPTKKYKTLISAIHSIYRLVNATFELEDLLPRLARLICQIFHCRYCLILLLDHTKEYSLLRCLIIGKQKHVIDKRMKISNRIEKRIIEKLTSIRKGNTLGIPLVYEDITGIIVIKRAGSDNPFDRFDQEMLMTIAEQAIIGIKNLQLYKEQQKIVLGSIKSLVTLLDARVPQEYTHSPYFSHLVLLIANQMHLDAKQVESLKYASMLHDAGKVDIPPEILAKTTKLTAKEYSIIKRHPAVGAQILRHLQILRPVIPIIMHHHEKFNGTGYPSKLKKGQIPQGARIMAVADAFEAMVYGRPYRERMDMASAIKEIKKKSGTQFDPKVVESFLKVVKKIKTKKYL; from the coding sequence ATGAATACAAAAAACTATTTGACCCCTACGAAAAAGTATAAGACATTAATCTCCGCCATCCATTCTATTTATCGGCTGGTTAACGCCACCTTTGAACTGGAGGACCTGCTGCCCCGGCTGGCTCGGCTCATCTGCCAGATATTTCATTGCCGCTATTGCCTTATCCTGCTCTTAGACCATACCAAAGAATACTCGTTACTACGCTGCCTGATTATCGGTAAACAAAAACATGTCATCGATAAACGGATGAAAATTTCAAACAGGATAGAAAAAAGAATCATCGAGAAACTTACGTCAATAAGAAAGGGCAACACCTTAGGCATACCGCTTGTCTATGAAGATATAACGGGCATAATCGTTATAAAGAGGGCTGGCAGCGATAATCCGTTCGACAGGTTCGACCAGGAAATGCTCATGACCATCGCCGAGCAGGCCATAATCGGGATAAAAAATCTGCAACTTTATAAAGAACAGCAAAAAATAGTTTTAGGCAGCATAAAATCGCTGGTAACGTTATTGGACGCGCGCGTCCCTCAGGAATACACCCACTCGCCGTATTTCAGCCACCTGGTCTTGCTAATTGCCAACCAAATGCACCTTGATGCCAAGCAGGTGGAAAGTTTAAAATACGCCAGCATGTTGCATGACGCAGGCAAGGTGGATATCCCCCCGGAAATACTGGCCAAGACAACAAAGCTCACCGCGAAAGAATATAGTATTATTAAACGCCACCCTGCTGTAGGCGCGCAGATATTAAGGCACTTACAGATCTTAAGGCCGGTTATACCCATCATTATGCATCATCACGAAAAATTCAACGGCACGGGATACCCCTCAAAACTTAAAAAAGGCCAGATCCCGCAAGGCGCGCGCATTATGGCTGTGGCGGATGCCTTTGAGGCAATGGTCTACGGCAGGCCTTACCGGGAAAGGATGGATATGGCCTCGGCCATAAAAGAAATAAAGAAAAAAAGCGGCACGCAGTTCGACCCTAAGGTCGTAGAGTCATTCCTGAAGGTAGTAAAAAAAATAAAGACAAAAAAATATCTGTAA
- a CDS encoding SPOR domain-containing protein: MKREEAQQLELFSQTREPGQKETRLSGLLLNFIRGWEKTILIIIGLAITGIVCFSLGVERGKRIVRLKTDSRLDIALKAQKAQPKAAALAPRQADTQAQAAQQSLLPPNYTIQVASFINRKNAQREADILKKKGLSTMVLSKGKFTIVCVGNFPNKQEAEFLLPKLKKQYQDCRVRRL, from the coding sequence ATGAAAAGAGAAGAAGCCCAGCAATTAGAGTTATTTTCGCAAACCAGAGAGCCAGGCCAAAAGGAAACGCGCCTTTCCGGTTTACTTCTGAATTTTATCCGGGGGTGGGAAAAAACAATCCTTATAATCATCGGCCTGGCGATTACCGGTATCGTCTGTTTTTCTTTAGGCGTAGAGAGGGGCAAAAGGATAGTGCGGCTAAAAACAGATTCCCGCCTGGACATCGCCCTGAAGGCCCAGAAGGCACAGCCTAAAGCCGCTGCATTAGCTCCCAGGCAGGCAGATACGCAGGCACAAGCGGCACAACAATCTCTTCTACCCCCGAACTATACCATACAGGTGGCTTCTTTCATCAACAGGAAAAACGCGCAGAGGGAAGCGGATATTTTAAAAAAGAAGGGGCTATCCACCATGGTCCTGTCTAAAGGCAAATTTACCATAGTTTGCGTGGGAAACTTCCCTAACAAACAAGAAGCAGAGTTTTTATTACCAAAGCTAAAAAAACAATACCAGGATTGCAGAGTAAGGAGGCTTTAA
- a CDS encoding deoxyguanosinetriphosphate triphosphohydrolase translates to MFNQAQIKESENNLLAPYAMKSHQTKGRVYQEKEHPYRSVYQRDRDRIIHSAAFRRLEYKTQVFVNHEGDYYRTRLTHTLEVAQIARTIASALRLNADLTEAIALAHDLGHTPFGHSGEDALDELMAKYGGFNHNLHGLRVVDILEAKYPDFPGLNLTWEVREGIVKHSSAFDRSDKIKGLAPNEMPTLETQVVDIADEIAYDNHDIDDGLTSGLLKEPDLKQVGLWDKISKEISKKYAKIDSEQRKYLIIRSLIDIQVTDIIRETEKTISKLKLKSCAQVRKSDKKIIAFSSELRKIRKPLREFLMENLYRHYRVIRMSNKAKRFIQELFKTYIDNPRQLPPKIQKNIPADGVRRAVCDYIAGMTDRYALDEYKKLFDPYEKV, encoded by the coding sequence ATGTTTAATCAGGCGCAAATAAAAGAATCCGAAAACAACCTTCTTGCCCCTTATGCCATGAAAAGCCATCAGACTAAAGGCAGGGTCTATCAAGAAAAGGAACATCCTTACAGGTCCGTATACCAGAGGGACCGCGACAGGATTATCCATTCCGCTGCCTTCAGAAGGCTGGAATATAAAACCCAGGTATTCGTAAATCACGAGGGGGATTATTACCGCACAAGATTAACGCACACCCTGGAAGTCGCCCAGATTGCCAGGACCATAGCCAGTGCCTTAAGATTAAATGCCGACCTGACAGAGGCCATAGCCCTGGCGCATGATTTAGGCCATACGCCTTTCGGCCATTCCGGAGAAGACGCCTTAGATGAGCTTATGGCAAAATACGGCGGCTTCAACCACAATCTGCACGGTTTAAGGGTTGTAGATATATTAGAAGCAAAATACCCGGATTTCCCCGGCCTGAATTTAACCTGGGAGGTAAGGGAGGGCATAGTAAAACACTCCTCGGCATTTGACAGGTCTGATAAAATAAAGGGTTTAGCGCCTAATGAAATGCCCACGTTAGAAACCCAGGTAGTGGATATCGCCGATGAGATAGCCTATGATAATCATGATATAGACGACGGCCTGACCTCAGGGTTATTGAAGGAACCCGACCTGAAACAAGTGGGCCTCTGGGATAAGATAAGTAAAGAAATATCCAAAAAATATGCTAAAATAGATAGTGAGCAGAGAAAATACCTGATTATCAGGTCGCTGATTGATATACAGGTTACAGACATCATCCGGGAAACGGAAAAAACAATAAGCAAACTAAAACTTAAATCCTGCGCCCAGGTAAGGAAGTCCGATAAAAAGATTATCGCCTTTAGCAGTGAATTGCGTAAAATAAGAAAACCCCTGCGCGAATTCCTTATGGAGAACTTATACCGCCATTATCGCGTCATAAGAATGAGCAATAAAGCCAAACGTTTTATACAGGAGCTCTTTAAAACTTACATAGATAACCCCCGGCAACTGCCGCCTAAGATACAAAAGAATATACCCGCTGACGGCGTAAGGCGCGCAGTCTGCGATTATATTGCCGGCATGACAGACAGGTATGCCCTCGATGAATACAAAAAACTATTTGACCCCTACGAAAAAGTATAA
- a CDS encoding DUF4416 family protein, with product MGKIKKHLAVKLFSGFIFKEENTLAKAESFLEKKFGRIDFESPLLPFTHTHYYEEEFGKGLKRKFVSFKKLIPPEGLPKIKIATNRIEQKLSRAGLRLINIDPGYLDMAKLVLATTKDYKHRIYLDKGIYAEITLFYEHKDFKAWEWTYPDYKTADYIAVFNRIREIYAAQIKNKCIPSI from the coding sequence GTGGGTAAAATAAAAAAACATTTAGCGGTAAAACTATTTAGCGGTTTCATCTTCAAGGAAGAGAATACCCTGGCTAAGGCCGAATCTTTCTTAGAGAAAAAATTCGGCAGGATAGACTTTGAAAGCCCGCTTCTTCCTTTTACCCATACGCATTACTACGAAGAAGAATTCGGCAAGGGCTTAAAAAGAAAATTCGTTAGCTTTAAAAAGCTCATCCCTCCCGAAGGCCTGCCTAAAATAAAAATCGCAACTAACAGAATTGAGCAAAAATTATCCCGGGCGGGACTACGTTTAATCAACATTGACCCGGGTTATCTGGATATGGCAAAACTTGTCCTGGCGACAACCAAAGACTATAAGCACCGTATTTATCTTGATAAAGGCATCTATGCGGAGATAACCCTTTTTTATGAACATAAGGATTTTAAGGCCTGGGAATGGACCTACCCGGATTACAAGACAGCTGACTATATCGCCGTCTTTAACCGTATCAGAGAAATCTATGCGGCGCAGATTAAAAATAAATGTATCCCATCTATCTAG
- the aroB gene encoding 3-dehydroquinate synthase, with product MRVLKLNLKKRSYNIVIADNAIKHLGRYISGLNIGSSAYVITNTPINKRHGKSLDKILKGSGLEVRFKLIPDTEKSKSIEMVSTIIRDLTAYDKKRRIFIVAFGGGVIGDLAGFIASIYRRGIAYIQLPTTLLAQVDSAIGGKTAVDLTQGKNLLGAFYQPKLVLSDIKFLKTLNARQIRNGLAEIIKYGIIKDARLFAYLEKNYRDIIKLKTSALEFIITRCSDIKAKIIQQDEREEKGMRTILNFGHTIGHAIEAAGRYKKYSHGEAIALGMLAACGVSKRLNLIDDSVAERIKGLIEKVNLPARIKNIPLSDIIKAHYRDKKFSGSKNKFVLIKGIGKACVKENIPLKVIQEAVKEIL from the coding sequence ATGCGCGTACTGAAACTGAACCTCAAGAAACGTTCCTACAATATAGTTATCGCGGATAACGCCATAAAACACCTGGGCAGATACATATCCGGACTAAATATCGGAAGCAGCGCATACGTAATTACAAATACGCCCATAAACAAAAGGCACGGGAAATCACTGGATAAAATACTTAAAGGATCCGGGCTTGAGGTAAGATTTAAACTTATTCCCGATACGGAAAAAAGCAAGTCTATAGAGATGGTTTCTACGATAATCCGGGATTTAACTGCCTATGATAAAAAGAGGCGCATCTTCATCGTCGCTTTCGGAGGCGGGGTCATCGGCGACCTGGCCGGATTCATCGCCTCTATTTATAGGCGCGGCATTGCCTACATACAGCTGCCCACGACGCTATTGGCGCAGGTTGATTCTGCTATCGGCGGAAAAACCGCGGTAGATCTGACCCAGGGCAAAAACCTCCTGGGCGCCTTTTATCAACCCAAGTTAGTATTGAGCGACATAAAGTTCCTGAAAACATTAAACGCCAGGCAAATAAGAAACGGCCTCGCCGAGATAATCAAATACGGGATCATAAAAGACGCCCGCTTATTCGCATACCTTGAAAAAAACTATCGCGATATCATTAAGTTAAAAACATCCGCTTTGGAATTTATAATAACCCGCTGCAGCGATATCAAGGCAAAAATTATCCAGCAGGATGAAAGGGAAGAGAAGGGCATGCGCACTATCCTGAACTTCGGCCATACCATAGGCCATGCCATTGAGGCAGCCGGAAGATATAAAAAATACAGCCATGGCGAGGCCATTGCCTTAGGCATGCTGGCAGCCTGCGGCGTAAGCAAAAGATTAAACCTGATTGATGACTCCGTAGCCGAAAGGATTAAAGGGCTGATAGAAAAGGTGAACTTACCTGCCAGGATAAAGAATATTCCTCTTTCTGATATAATAAAGGCGCACTATCGCGATAAGAAGTTCAGCGGAAGTAAGAATAAATTCGTCCTCATCAAAGGCATCGGCAAGGCCTGTGTAAAAGAAAACATTCCGCTTAAGGTCATTCAAGAAGCGGTGAAAGAAATACTTTAA
- a CDS encoding site-2 protease family protein: MALLVSFLLLFGLLIIAMTVHEFAHGWVAYKLGDSTAKNSGRLTLNPLAHIDPLWTFLLPLFLFMSTNGQFVFGAAKPVPINYSSLKNPRSDIIWIGASGPLVNFLFAFLLSIILRLLPLPVVLKFAIENLIIINVVLAVFNLIPIPPLDGSRILLGILPEKLAQKYALIEPYGFIIIIMMLWLGVFGRIIWSGVSLILKLLGVFS; encoded by the coding sequence ATGGCCCTTTTAGTATCTTTCTTATTATTGTTTGGGTTATTAATCATAGCGATGACCGTGCATGAATTCGCCCACGGTTGGGTAGCCTATAAATTAGGGGACTCTACCGCTAAAAATTCCGGCAGGCTCACCCTGAACCCTTTAGCGCATATAGACCCGCTCTGGACATTCTTACTGCCCTTATTCCTGTTTATGAGTACCAACGGGCAGTTTGTTTTCGGGGCGGCAAAACCCGTCCCGATAAATTATTCCTCCTTAAAAAACCCCAGGAGCGATATTATCTGGATAGGCGCAAGCGGGCCCCTCGTAAATTTCCTTTTTGCCTTTCTCCTAAGTATAATATTAAGATTATTACCCCTGCCCGTAGTGCTGAAGTTCGCCATAGAAAACCTCATTATCATCAACGTAGTCCTGGCTGTATTTAATCTCATCCCCATACCGCCTTTAGACGGTTCGCGTATCTTATTGGGGATATTGCCTGAAAAATTAGCCCAGAAATATGCGCTTATTGAACCTTACGGATTTATTATTATAATTATGATGCTCTGGCTAGGGGTCTTCGGCCGCATCATCTGGTCCGGGGTAAGCCTGATACTGAAATTACTGGGGGTATTTTCTTAA
- a CDS encoding PilZ domain-containing protein — protein sequence MIKRKKTTERRRYPRIKQALPIKIVANGYDFTTSTQNISCVGAYCCLDKYIPPFTKIAAKVILPITNAKRIENVEVECTGVIVRTEDKENGGFNIAIFFNKITPGQRKKISQYVNQFLPKESCGHKRL from the coding sequence ATGATAAAGCGCAAAAAAACAACAGAGAGAAGACGTTACCCCCGGATAAAACAGGCCCTACCCATTAAGATAGTGGCTAACGGCTATGATTTCACCACCAGCACCCAGAACATCAGCTGCGTAGGCGCCTATTGCTGTTTAGATAAATACATACCTCCCTTTACCAAAATCGCAGCCAAGGTTATCCTGCCCATTACGAACGCAAAAAGAATAGAAAATGTCGAGGTTGAATGCACCGGCGTAATCGTCAGGACAGAAGATAAAGAAAACGGTGGTTTTAATATCGCCATATTTTTCAATAAGATCACGCCCGGCCAACGTAAAAAGATATCCCAGTATGTAAACCAATTCTTGCCCAAAGAATCCTGCGGCCATAAAAGGTTATAA
- a CDS encoding radical SAM protein, protein MYPIYLESYHNGKLDSISEEIFAMLSSCTICPRKCKVNRLKDKKGFCRTGLKPKVYSFMAHHGEEPPVSGRRGSGTIFFSGCNMACAYCQNYEFSQLGGGREIEIEALADFMLQLQEAGCHNINLVTPTHCLPQILKALSLAIPKGLKIPLVYNTSGYELPEIIKLLDGIVDIYLADMRYADNAQAIKYSRAPDYPKFNQASLKEMHRQVGIAQMDEQAIIERGLIIRHLALPDDISGTDKIMRFIARELSADSYISLMSQYSPYYKAEEFPGIARRITRQEYLDAKAAMEKYGLYNGWTQDAHGLERFAGVNIKPI, encoded by the coding sequence ATGTATCCCATCTATCTAGAATCATACCATAACGGAAAATTAGACAGCATCAGCGAAGAAATCTTTGCCATGCTTTCATCCTGCACTATCTGCCCGCGTAAATGCAAAGTAAACCGCCTGAAGGATAAAAAAGGGTTCTGCCGGACAGGGCTAAAACCCAAAGTCTATAGTTTTATGGCCCATCACGGCGAAGAACCGCCCGTATCCGGCAGGCGCGGTTCCGGGACAATATTTTTCTCAGGATGTAATATGGCCTGCGCTTATTGCCAGAATTACGAGTTTAGCCAACTGGGGGGAGGCAGGGAAATAGAGATAGAGGCCCTGGCAGATTTTATGCTGCAGTTACAAGAGGCAGGCTGCCACAATATAAATTTAGTCACGCCTACGCATTGCCTGCCGCAGATCCTGAAAGCCTTATCCCTGGCTATCCCCAAGGGCTTAAAAATCCCGCTGGTATATAATACCAGCGGATACGAACTGCCTGAAATCATAAAATTATTGGATGGCATAGTAGATATATATCTTGCGGATATGCGTTATGCCGATAATGCCCAGGCGATTAAATATTCCCGCGCGCCGGATTATCCTAAATTTAATCAGGCATCCTTAAAAGAAATGCATAGGCAGGTAGGCATTGCCCAAATGGATGAGCAGGCCATAATAGAGAGGGGATTGATTATCAGGCATCTGGCCCTGCCGGATGATATCTCCGGGACAGATAAGATAATGCGTTTTATCGCCAGAGAGCTTTCTGCGGATTCATACATCAGCCTGATGAGCCAGTATTCCCCCTATTATAAAGCAGAAGAGTTCCCGGGGATTGCCCGGCGCATTACCCGCCAGGAATACTTAGATGCCAAAGCCGCTATGGAAAAGTATGGCTTATATAACGGCTGGACGCAGGATGCGCATGGCTTAGAAAGGTTTGCCGGCGTAAACATAAAACCTATTTAA
- a CDS encoding HIT domain-containing protein, whose protein sequence is MKYLKAKKQKKCIFCRELKAKHRSYIITKTRYSFSMLNIFPYNNGHVMVSPIRHVGDLSQLKDAEMLDLFKTLNKTKKVLDKTLRPHGYNIGINISASAGAGEANHLHIHIVPRWRGDINFMPILNNTKVISQSLDELYKLLKKHV, encoded by the coding sequence ATGAAATACCTGAAAGCAAAAAAGCAGAAAAAATGCATATTTTGCCGGGAATTAAAGGCTAAACATAGGAGTTATATTATAACTAAAACCAGATACTCATTCTCCATGCTCAATATCTTCCCGTATAATAACGGGCATGTGATGGTATCTCCCATAAGGCACGTCGGGGATTTATCCCAGCTTAAAGACGCCGAAATGCTGGATTTGTTTAAAACCTTAAATAAAACAAAGAAGGTATTAGATAAAACCTTAAGGCCGCACGGATATAATATCGGCATCAATATATCGGCCAGCGCCGGAGCAGGAGAGGCCAACCACCTGCATATACACATTGTCCCGCGCTGGAGGGGCGATATAAATTTTATGCCCATACTAAATAACACCAAGGTAATCTCGCAATCGCTGGATGAATTATATAAATTATTAAAAAAACATGTTTAA
- a CDS encoding metallophosphoesterase family protein — MKIGVIADTHIPDRAKDIPEAILHAFRGVDMVIHAGDLVDLSVLDQLRTVCKNVKAVWGNMDPYEVRKVLPEKEIVQAGNYKIGVMHGYGPPNQLIELMEGIFKNEGVDLVIFGHSHSATNENKGGVIYFNPGSATDKVFADYNSYGIIEINGKIKASIIRL; from the coding sequence GTGAAAATCGGAGTCATCGCAGATACACACATACCTGACCGGGCAAAGGATATACCGGAGGCGATATTACATGCCTTTAGAGGCGTTGATATGGTTATCCATGCCGGAGACCTCGTGGACTTAAGCGTCTTAGACCAATTGAGGACTGTCTGTAAAAACGTAAAGGCGGTCTGGGGCAATATGGATCCTTACGAAGTAAGGAAGGTGCTGCCGGAGAAAGAGATCGTGCAGGCAGGTAATTATAAAATTGGCGTCATGCACGGGTATGGGCCGCCCAATCAACTGATAGAACTTATGGAAGGTATATTTAAAAATGAAGGCGTAGATTTAGTTATCTTCGGCCACTCGCATTCTGCCACGAACGAAAATAAAGGCGGCGTAATCTATTTTAATCCAGGCAGCGCCACGGATAAGGTCTTTGCCGACTATAATTCCTATGGAATCATAGAAATTAATGGTAAAATAAAAGCCAGTATTATTAGGTTATAA
- a CDS encoding ATP-binding protein: protein MKKDTFFGREFYLDALEKRITDLKDGYRQNIAIIGDELVGKTAIIFKFLNKFYDTRIITLYMEIRPESFASFARRFIGVLLYNFLANSGIPLKEDLDFLIKKSEKYIPKAVEKIKSILTPLDKTRKNNNFIELFSLCEAIHQETDKFCVVIFDEFQNLENIGAKNLYPEWSKLLILQKKTMYIIISSMKFKARAILSKNLSLLFGNFEILTVEPFDVKISEGYLEYMLKGLSIDKGLKNFLVHFTGGSPFYLELITKELSKNNISGLTDILEDLLYLPTGLLHQKFSNYLKRFLDTPFSQDYITILYLISNGHNKIKDIAHILRKQKKELALRINHLLELDTISRSGDFLKVNDRVFSFWLKFVYQEKMQSLTFDAKNQKVLFRDKIEGMIREFLANTQRPIIERMKELLRLFEDEIIQIDKKRVRLSHFREIKNLEFNGQGLREGVIGRSHDNLWIIALKNDLLTERDITDFARECKKYRHKTQRKIIIALQEIDPTTRLRALEEKIWTWDLNNLNQILDLFYKPRIIA from the coding sequence ATGAAAAAAGATACATTTTTCGGCCGCGAATTTTATCTGGATGCCTTAGAAAAACGCATCACCGACCTAAAGGACGGCTACCGCCAGAATATCGCCATTATCGGGGATGAGCTCGTCGGAAAAACAGCGATAATATTTAAATTCCTGAATAAATTTTATGATACCCGCATAATCACCTTATATATGGAAATCAGGCCGGAATCCTTCGCCTCTTTCGCCAGGAGGTTTATCGGCGTGCTGCTCTACAACTTTCTGGCAAATAGCGGCATCCCCTTAAAAGAAGACCTGGATTTCCTGATTAAAAAATCCGAAAAGTATATACCCAAGGCCGTAGAAAAGATAAAATCCATCTTAACCCCCCTGGATAAAACAAGGAAAAACAATAATTTTATTGAACTTTTTTCCTTGTGCGAGGCCATCCATCAGGAAACGGATAAATTCTGCGTAGTCATATTCGACGAATTCCAGAACCTGGAAAATATAGGCGCCAAGAACCTTTATCCCGAATGGTCTAAATTATTAATCCTGCAGAAAAAAACAATGTATATCATCATCAGCTCCATGAAATTCAAGGCCAGGGCCATACTCTCCAAGAATCTATCTTTGCTGTTCGGGAATTTTGAAATACTTACCGTAGAACCCTTTGACGTAAAAATAAGCGAGGGTTATCTGGAATATATGCTTAAGGGCCTAAGTATAGATAAGGGGTTAAAAAATTTCCTGGTCCATTTTACCGGAGGAAGCCCATTTTATTTAGAGTTGATAACTAAAGAGTTATCGAAAAATAATATCTCTGGCTTAACGGATATACTCGAAGACCTGCTTTACCTGCCTACGGGGCTGCTGCATCAGAAATTTTCTAATTACCTCAAGCGCTTCCTGGATACGCCTTTTAGCCAGGACTATATAACCATCCTCTACCTAATCTCTAACGGCCATAATAAAATAAAAGATATCGCCCACATCCTGCGTAAGCAGAAGAAAGAACTGGCGTTACGAATAAACCATCTGCTGGAACTGGATACAATAAGCCGTAGCGGCGACTTCCTGAAAGTCAACGACCGCGTATTCAGTTTCTGGCTGAAATTCGTCTACCAGGAAAAGATGCAGTCTCTGACCTTTGACGCAAAGAACCAGAAGGTGCTTTTCAGGGATAAAATAGAAGGGATGATCCGTGAATTCCTCGCAAATACACAGAGGCCCATAATAGAACGGATGAAAGAATTACTGCGCCTCTTCGAAGATGAAATCATACAGATAGACAAGAAACGGGTTAGGCTGAGCCATTTCAGGGAAATCAAAAACCTGGAATTTAACGGCCAGGGCTTGAGGGAAGGCGTGATTGGGCGTTCGCATGATAACCTTTGGATAATCGCCCTTAAGAACGATTTATTGACCGAAAGGGACATTACGGACTTCGCTAGGGAATGCAAGAAATACCGCCATAAAACACAGAGAAAAATTATTATCGCCTTACAGGAGATAGACCCCACTACCAGGCTTCGGGCCCTGGAAGAAAAAATCTGGACGTGGGACTTAAATAACTTAAATCAGATATTAGATTTGTTTTATAAGCCCAGGATTATCGCGTGA
- a CDS encoding SH3 domain-containing protein, translating to MRPALKISAVLSLIIIIASHPLYAASYQGIINANDINVRSDSTVSSRIICKINKGDKVEVVRELYEWYKIRMPKTAPSFIKKTLVTVIENNTAKVLKDNVNIRMQPSESSWILGRADKNEVVNILEDKGGWYKIEPVNDSFGWIHKSFVDKASVADEITQEAKLTPPQEKEAAVINKEPVLDETIILEGIVKPYGKVFRRNATHKLITPDKKVFFLKGNKENLDNLNYCRVKVTGKLINIKGPNPVVEITKIEALD from the coding sequence ATGCGCCCAGCCTTAAAAATATCCGCCGTATTATCGCTGATCATAATAATTGCGTCCCATCCGCTTTACGCGGCTTCTTACCAGGGGATAATTAACGCCAACGATATCAACGTACGCTCTGACTCCACGGTAAGTTCCCGGATTATCTGCAAAATAAATAAAGGGGATAAGGTAGAGGTGGTGCGGGAATTATACGAATGGTATAAGATCCGGATGCCCAAAACCGCGCCGTCTTTTATCAAAAAAACCTTAGTTACCGTCATAGAGAATAATACCGCCAAGGTATTAAAAGATAACGTAAATATCCGCATGCAACCTAGCGAATCGTCGTGGATATTGGGGAGAGCCGATAAAAACGAGGTGGTAAACATCTTAGAAGATAAGGGGGGGTGGTACAAAATAGAACCGGTGAATGATAGTTTCGGCTGGATACATAAGAGCTTCGTGGATAAAGCGAGCGTTGCCGATGAAATAACGCAAGAGGCCAAATTAACCCCGCCCCAAGAAAAAGAAGCTGCGGTAATTAATAAGGAACCTGTTTTAGATGAAACCATAATCCTTGAAGGCATTGTAAAACCCTACGGCAAGGTCTTCAGGCGTAACGCAACGCATAAACTTATCACCCCGGATAAAAAAGTATTTTTTTTAAAAGGGAATAAAGAAAACCTGGATAACTTAAATTACTGCAGGGTAAAGGTAACCGGAAAATTAATCAATATTAAAGGCCCTAACCCCGTCGTTGAAATAACAAAAATAGAAGCGCTAGATTAA